The genomic segment tccCTGGTGATGACTGGTTTCTCGTATTTGAAGttgagcagcttctccaatCGGCTGCCGTCCATGCTGAGATCTGTGTCTTTGAGGAGCTCCTTCTCCATAAATGGGGTGAGTGGCCCTGGCCGTGTGATTCCCGCATCTGCAAGCAAGTCGGCCCAGGGGCCAAGAATCTCGTCATTAACATCGTCAACCACACTATCCAGATTCATACGAGCAAATGTGCTGATCAACTGGCCCTGAAAGCCCGTCTCAATCTTGAAAATCTCGCCAATAATATCGGCCATCATCCCCTGGTTGGTCTCGCCTTTGTCCACAACGTTGAAAGTCGGCACTTTGCCCATCTGGGATGGGTTCCATTGGGGCTTACCGGCAGCATACCATGCAGCAATATCCCATAGCGCTCGCGACGCATCGTCGATGTGCACTGTGTTAGATCGGAGGTCTTTAGTCCAGAGCCATTTCATTTCTCCCTCAAGGTGCTGATAGACACGGGCCATACACAGAGCCGTGGCCACCCACTGCGATGCATATGGGCCATACACGTGTGGTAGACGAACAATGACCAAATTGAGTCTGTAAATCACAACTTCGGTTAGTGAAATGATTTTTCCATGTCCTGATGATGGCTTTCATGCCAATTTCTGGCCTGTCTTCGGGCATGCCCGTCGGTTCAACCTACCCGTCAATTTTAGCTAGTTCCTCTTCAGCTTGTAGTTTGAACACCGCAATCTTGCTCCATGGTTTTAGCTTGTCCGTCTCTTTGCTAGGTGACGAGTCCGACTTGTACACCATGCCAGTGCTCAACTCTACAAAAGCCTTCACCTTTCGTTTCGCAGCTTCCTTGCCCACAGCCAAGGAGAGGTTGAGGGATCTCAGTTTATAAACTTCGTCCTCCTGGGAGTATCTTGTCTCACCGCCGCAATTGAAGACATAGTCCCACTCTTTACCATTCGCACGGTCAAATATCCGTGCCAAGCCTTCTGTTTTAGGACATCCGGGTAGCAAGAGTCAGTCGTTGGTTCAACTGTTGGACAAGGGCTCTGGGAATGATCGTGTAGTGAGCCTGGGACAAGTTTGACTTACCGGGTCTGCTGGCATCCGCCTGCATAAACTTGTCCTGAGAACAAGCTTCAGCGAACTCTGGGCCTAGCCAGGCTAATTGAGGCAAAACCTTGTCCACTAATCGCACCTCCGAAGCCAGCTTCTTCTGATGGATATGCAGTGCTAAGAAACGGCCCACGTAGCCCAGGCCGCCGATAATTAGAACGGAGGGTTTTTCGTCCGCCATTGTGAGGGGCAATCTTGTCGACCACGGACTATGACAGGTGATGGAGATGCGACGGAGGGCCTGTCGAAGACAGAAAGCGAGGTGCAGCCTTCCGAAGAAGCGGAAGAGCTTGTTTTGCGCCTCACGTTTGTGTCGGACCGACGCCTCGAGGAATTATTGAGAGGGGGACACAGGCGGCTTTGGTCCGAAAACCACTCAACGGCGACGAAATGTCTGGATCGTAGGCGACAATCAATGTAAAATCAGCATTCGTCGAACGTCGAACATTAAGGGGGGGTGCGATGGACAATTCAACGTCGGCTGTCCTGGGATTGCACCAGTCGTAAGTCGGCCGTCTCAGTGCACAGGCGCAGAAAATAAAGGAGGTTGTGTTCAAGAGTTAGCCGGAGTTGACAACAATGAGCCAGGCAGCATCAACCCAGAGTCTCGGGAGATGGTGAAGAGCAGTTTGCTTGAGAAAGAAGGGAAATATCTCCCATGGGTCAAATGCAATTTAGCTGGCAGGGCAG from the Pochonia chlamydosporia 170 chromosome 6, whole genome shotgun sequence genome contains:
- a CDS encoding NAD dependent epimerase/dehydratase family protein (similar to Pyrenophora tritici-repentis Pt-1C-BFP XP_001937946.1), giving the protein MADEKPSVLIIGGLGYVGRFLALHIHQKKLASEVRLVDKVLPQLAWLGPEFAEACSQDKFMQADASRPEGLARIFDRANGKEWDYVFNCGGETRYSQEDEVYKLRSLNLSLAVGKEAAKRKVKAFVELSTGMVYKSDSSPSKETDKLKPWSKIAVFKLQAEEELAKIDGLNLVIVRLPHVYGPYASQWVATALCMARVYQHLEGEMKWLWTKDLRSNTVHIDDASRALWDIAAWYAAGKPQWNPSQMGKVPTFNVVDKGETNQGMMADIIGEIFKIETGFQGQLISTFARMNLDSVVDDVNDEILGPWADLLADAGITRPGPLTPFMEKELLKDTDLSMDGSRLEKLLNFKYEKPVITRELVEEVIESYKRMKWWP